The following proteins are co-located in the Hydrogenispora ethanolica genome:
- a CDS encoding SpoIIIAH-like family protein: protein MNPFKNWSGPQQRWWLLAFMGLFGFFFWLGYRYIVQVNSDIVPPPVQEPIPPKIPRQYSPNDTLLDLKLERDRERSQEAEQVQELLDKVGLSDQVRKAAEEELWRLTQNAAREHELENLLLAKGFKDCLVTIGQRMVTVVVGANLQPEQASTIGQLAAEVTALGLDRIQVVERSR, encoded by the coding sequence ATGAATCCATTCAAAAACTGGTCCGGGCCGCAGCAGCGTTGGTGGCTGCTGGCCTTCATGGGGTTATTTGGCTTCTTTTTTTGGCTGGGGTACCGGTATATCGTTCAAGTGAATTCCGATATTGTACCGCCGCCGGTTCAGGAGCCGATCCCACCCAAAATACCCCGGCAATATAGCCCCAACGATACGCTGCTCGACCTGAAGCTGGAACGGGACCGGGAACGCAGTCAGGAGGCGGAGCAAGTTCAGGAGCTCCTGGATAAGGTGGGACTCTCCGATCAGGTGCGCAAAGCGGCGGAAGAAGAATTGTGGCGGCTGACGCAGAACGCGGCCAGAGAGCATGAGTTGGAAAACTTATTGTTGGCCAAAGGGTTTAAGGACTGTCTGGTCACCATCGGCCAGCGGATGGTGACAGTGGTGGTCGGCGCCAATCTTCAGCCGGAGCAGGCCAGCACCATCGGACAGCTGGCCGCCGAAGTCACCGCGCTGGGGCTGGACCGGATTCAAGTAGTCGAACGGTCGCGGTAG
- a CDS encoding M24 family metallopeptidase, which produces MSRLQKIRQSLAAQPVDGLLVTHPENLRYLSGFSGGEGALLIGADAALLVTDFRYWDQVALEVTEFELWKQGPKLWQSVGEAIQKLGWSRVGFEAGALNYADYASLGTILQGIELIPTTRLIEEIRVVKDEHEIELLAEAERITDHALAATLERIRPGVQEREIALEFDYQLRLNGAEGSSFSTIVVSGWRAALPHGAPSNKEVAVGELLTIDGGALYQGYHADMTRTVAIGKADAKQREIYQIVLEAQNAALDYLKAGLPGRAVDKVARDIIAAHGYAERFGHGLGHCVGLNIHENPRLSPSEPGNIPAGAVVTVEPGIYLPDWGGVRIEDLMVVGEDGIRNLTGSPKQELMEIG; this is translated from the coding sequence ATGAGTCGTTTACAAAAAATACGGCAGTCTCTGGCCGCGCAGCCAGTGGATGGCCTGCTGGTGACCCATCCGGAGAATCTGCGCTATCTCAGCGGTTTTTCCGGCGGGGAGGGCGCATTGCTGATTGGGGCGGATGCCGCTTTGCTGGTGACCGATTTCCGTTACTGGGATCAGGTCGCCTTGGAAGTGACCGAATTTGAACTCTGGAAGCAAGGGCCGAAACTCTGGCAAAGTGTTGGAGAGGCCATTCAAAAGCTGGGATGGAGCAGGGTCGGGTTTGAGGCCGGCGCACTGAATTATGCCGATTATGCCAGTCTGGGGACGATTCTTCAGGGAATTGAGCTGATTCCCACGACCCGTTTGATAGAAGAAATCCGGGTGGTCAAGGATGAACATGAAATCGAGCTGCTGGCCGAGGCGGAACGGATTACCGATCACGCTTTGGCTGCGACGTTGGAGCGAATTCGCCCCGGGGTTCAGGAACGGGAGATCGCCTTGGAGTTTGATTATCAGTTGCGGTTGAATGGCGCCGAGGGATCATCCTTTTCGACCATCGTCGTTTCCGGATGGCGGGCCGCGTTGCCGCACGGCGCCCCTTCCAATAAAGAAGTGGCAGTCGGTGAGTTGCTGACGATCGACGGCGGAGCACTCTATCAGGGATATCATGCCGATATGACCCGGACGGTGGCGATCGGCAAGGCTGACGCCAAGCAGCGGGAGATTTACCAGATCGTGCTGGAAGCGCAGAACGCGGCGCTTGATTATTTAAAGGCTGGTTTACCCGGCCGGGCGGTCGATAAAGTAGCGCGCGACATCATTGCGGCACACGGCTACGCCGAGCGTTTCGGGCATGGCTTGGGCCATTGCGTCGGTTTGAACATTCATGAAAATCCCCGTTTGTCCCCTTCCGAGCCGGGGAACATCCCGGCGGGAGCGGTGGTTACGGTCGAACCCGGGATTTATCTCCCGGATTGGGGCGGAGTCCGGATCGAGGATCTGATGGTGGTCGGCGAGGATGGGATCCGCAACTTGACCGGCAGTCCCAAACAGGAGTTGATGGAAATCGGTTGA
- the spoIIIAD gene encoding stage III sporulation protein AD yields MNFLAILGFSLIITILLVMVRRDRPELATLLSIAAAAIILLALLQGIQVILATFESMALKTRMNIAYLKEIIKIVGFAYLAGFGSQICRDAGEHGMATKIELAGKIMILLTGLPIMFSVLNLVLKFF; encoded by the coding sequence ATGAACTTCTTGGCAATCCTCGGTTTTTCCCTGATCATCACCATTCTGCTCGTCATGGTGCGGCGCGACCGTCCCGAACTCGCGACGCTGCTCTCGATCGCCGCGGCCGCCATCATCCTTCTGGCGCTGCTTCAGGGGATCCAAGTCATCCTGGCGACGTTCGAATCCATGGCGTTAAAGACGAGGATGAATATCGCCTATTTGAAAGAGATCATCAAGATCGTCGGTTTTGCTTATCTGGCCGGATTCGGCTCCCAGATCTGCAGGGACGCCGGTGAGCATGGCATGGCCACCAAGATCGAATTGGCCGGCAAGATTATGATCCTTCTGACCGGACTGCCGATCATGTTCAGTGTGTTGAATTTGGTGCTTAAGTTCTTTTGA
- the spoIIIAC gene encoding stage III sporulation protein AC, with amino-acid sequence MDINLILRIAGIGLLITLLTSVLKQVGKDEHALLVTLAGVVIVTLMVIQLIERLFSDVRAVFGL; translated from the coding sequence GTGGATATCAATCTGATTTTGCGGATCGCCGGCATCGGACTGTTAATAACGCTCTTAACCTCGGTCTTAAAACAGGTCGGCAAGGATGAGCATGCCCTACTGGTCACGCTGGCCGGAGTCGTAATCGTCACGTTGATGGTGATTCAGTTGATAGAACGGTTGTTCAGTGACGTCCGGGCGGTTTTCGGGCTTTAG
- the spoIIIAA gene encoding stage III sporulation protein AA: protein MADKQPIPREQHGSSWPEIIRFFHSDLRNRLAKLPLPFRSEIIEIRCRVNRPVELNCGKRHVFLTEDGGVTDDFREAGVMSIDELRKLISALTTGSYYALEAEIAQGYIGLPGGHRVGFTGRVVQNAGKIQTIQHISSVNFRIARRVAGIARPLLPLLWKDGRFLKTLIISPPAAGKTTLLREIIREFSYGVSQLNIPGHHIGVVDERSELAGSYLGVPQLDLGPRSDILDACPKEEGVYLLLRSMNPQIIATDEVGREKDQQIIADIINAGVSFITTAHARNLTEAMFRPGLRRILENGSIERLITLSNRFGPGTLESVKAGAAGPELWLQSQNGGEHRD from the coding sequence ATGGCTGACAAGCAACCCATCCCTAGGGAGCAACATGGCTCAAGCTGGCCGGAGATTATCCGTTTTTTTCATTCCGATTTGCGGAATCGCCTGGCCAAGCTGCCTCTTCCTTTTCGATCAGAGATTATTGAGATTCGTTGCCGGGTCAATCGTCCCGTGGAATTAAACTGCGGCAAGCGTCATGTGTTCTTGACCGAAGACGGAGGGGTGACCGACGATTTCCGGGAAGCCGGCGTAATGAGCATCGACGAGCTGCGAAAGCTAATCAGCGCTCTGACCACTGGTTCCTATTATGCCTTGGAAGCTGAGATTGCCCAGGGGTATATCGGGCTTCCCGGCGGGCACCGGGTGGGATTTACCGGCCGGGTGGTGCAGAATGCCGGTAAGATTCAGACGATTCAACATATTTCGAGCGTCAATTTTCGGATCGCCCGCCGGGTAGCGGGAATCGCCCGGCCCCTTCTGCCGCTGCTCTGGAAGGACGGCCGCTTTCTCAAAACCCTGATCATCTCGCCGCCCGCCGCCGGCAAAACCACCTTGTTGCGGGAGATCATCCGCGAGTTTAGCTACGGCGTGAGCCAACTCAATATTCCCGGTCACCACATCGGAGTGGTGGATGAGCGCTCGGAGTTGGCCGGGAGTTATTTGGGCGTTCCACAGTTGGATCTGGGACCCCGCAGCGATATTTTGGATGCCTGCCCCAAGGAAGAGGGGGTTTACCTGTTATTGCGTTCCATGAATCCGCAGATTATCGCCACCGACGAAGTAGGCCGTGAGAAAGACCAGCAGATCATCGCCGACATCATCAATGCCGGCGTCAGTTTCATTACGACGGCCCATGCCCGTAATCTGACCGAGGCCATGTTCCGTCCCGGCTTGCGCCGGATCCTGGAAAACGGCTCCATCGAACGGCTGATTACGCTCAGCAATCGCTTCGGCCCGGGCACGCTTGAGAGTGTCAAAGCCGGGGCGGCCGGTCCCGAGCTATGGCTCCAATCCCAAAACGGAGGAGAGCACCGTGATTAA
- a CDS encoding cache domain-containing sensor histidine kinase, translating into MTALNFPKTLKSRLILYFLAITIIPSVAISFFYFKNSQHTLEKNMIGTATSNLNYSMTIIDKQLKNAEQLSDWIFINKNLDTILTKNSNGARVRYSSDIKTFLELVEYQLKYNTSIGTSIYSLLIHGNNGLDLRAGQPEGTQIELAELQKAAWFQKGLKLHGRKFWYGVVENPSTVKFEEYILPLVRPILHSITNREIGWQMIGFRTSLISDLFKNFEVRPDETVLVVDSRGHCVYHHQPRLLGHNLSRLSYVAAILKDSQRQGERSALIGGAKRLVVFAKSQETGWSIIRVLSSAELNRQKQILLNITMIILLSSLVFTSFITVYLSSNLTQPLTKFLQRTKAIAAGNFARDPAIEGQDELGALGRGINEMADNIRSLLDRVIADEREKRRLELDVLQNQVNPHFLYNTLNSLKLMATMQKADGIREMVSALGRLLMNLSKNTAEKISLAEEMALLDDYIYIQNIRYKGKIRLEYHLEDETVLQCLIIKFTLQPIVENAIFHGIEPKKDAGRIAIDIAAEAGQLIIRITDDGVGMTQEQIAAVFTAAPPVKTRGLSQIGISNVNQRLQLVYGPGYGLTIESVVGEYTQVAVRVPRETATHSAAVAPG; encoded by the coding sequence ATGACTGCGTTAAACTTTCCCAAAACGCTTAAAAGCCGGCTGATCCTTTACTTTTTGGCGATTACGATCATTCCGTCGGTGGCCATCAGCTTTTTCTATTTCAAGAATTCCCAACATACGCTGGAAAAGAATATGATTGGCACCGCGACCAGCAACCTGAATTATTCGATGACCATCATCGACAAGCAGTTAAAGAACGCCGAACAGTTGTCGGATTGGATCTTTATCAATAAGAACCTGGATACGATTCTCACCAAAAACTCCAACGGAGCGCGGGTGCGGTACAGTTCCGACATTAAAACCTTTCTCGAACTGGTGGAGTATCAACTGAAATACAACACCTCCATCGGCACGTCCATCTATTCATTGCTGATCCATGGCAATAACGGATTGGATCTGCGCGCGGGTCAACCGGAAGGAACCCAGATCGAGCTCGCCGAGCTCCAAAAAGCCGCCTGGTTCCAGAAAGGCTTGAAGTTGCACGGCCGGAAGTTCTGGTACGGAGTGGTTGAGAATCCATCGACCGTCAAGTTCGAGGAGTATATCCTGCCCCTGGTCCGGCCGATCCTTCATTCGATCACCAATCGCGAGATCGGCTGGCAGATGATTGGTTTCCGGACCAGCCTGATCTCGGATCTTTTTAAGAATTTCGAAGTCCGCCCCGATGAGACGGTGCTGGTAGTGGATTCGCGGGGCCACTGCGTCTATCATCACCAGCCCCGTTTGCTCGGCCACAATCTGAGCCGGCTCTCCTATGTCGCCGCCATCCTCAAGGATAGCCAAAGACAGGGGGAACGGAGCGCGCTGATTGGCGGCGCCAAACGGTTGGTGGTCTTCGCCAAGTCGCAGGAGACCGGCTGGAGCATCATCAGGGTGTTATCTTCGGCGGAACTGAACCGCCAAAAACAGATCCTGCTGAATATCACGATGATCATCCTCTTGTCCAGTCTGGTCTTTACCTCATTCATCACGGTTTATCTGTCCAGTAACCTGACCCAGCCTCTAACCAAGTTCCTCCAGCGGACGAAGGCCATCGCCGCGGGCAATTTCGCGCGGGACCCGGCCATCGAGGGCCAGGACGAGCTGGGCGCCTTGGGCCGGGGCATCAATGAAATGGCCGACAATATCCGGAGCTTGCTGGACCGGGTCATCGCCGACGAGCGGGAGAAGCGCCGCCTGGAACTGGATGTGCTCCAAAACCAGGTGAATCCCCATTTTCTTTACAACACCCTCAATTCCCTCAAATTGATGGCCACCATGCAAAAGGCGGACGGGATCCGGGAGATGGTTTCCGCGCTGGGACGGCTGTTGATGAATCTCTCGAAGAATACGGCGGAGAAGATCTCTTTAGCGGAGGAAATGGCCCTGCTGGACGATTATATCTATATCCAGAACATTCGTTACAAGGGAAAGATCCGGCTGGAGTACCATCTGGAGGACGAGACGGTCTTGCAATGCCTGATCATCAAGTTTACCCTGCAGCCGATCGTGGAGAATGCCATCTTTCACGGGATCGAGCCCAAGAAGGACGCCGGGCGGATCGCGATCGACATCGCGGCAGAGGCCGGACAATTGATCATCCGGATAACCGATGACGGGGTTGGCATGACCCAGGAGCAGATCGCGGCGGTCTTCACGGCTGCTCCGCCGGTGAAAACCCGCGGTTTATCGCAGATTGGCATCAGCAATGTCAACCAGCGGTTACAACTCGTCTACGGGCCGGGGTATGGACTGACCATTGAAAGCGTGGTCGGAGAATATACCCAGGTGGCGGTGAGGGTTCCCCGGGAAACTGCCACCCATTCCGCCGCCGTGGCGCCAGGATGA
- the aroQ gene encoding type II 3-dehydroquinate dehydratase: MGKVLVLHGPNLNWLGKREPAVYGRETLDDLNRVLNETARQLGMELRIFQSNSEGGLIDRIQAEAGWAEAILINPGAFTHYSYALRDALAGMSVPVVEVHLSNIYAREEFRHHSVIAPIARGQIAGFGFDSYRLGLRAINELLEKRNRI, encoded by the coding sequence ATGGGAAAAGTACTGGTTTTGCACGGTCCGAACCTCAATTGGCTCGGCAAACGGGAGCCGGCAGTGTATGGCCGGGAAACCCTGGACGACTTGAACCGGGTCTTGAATGAAACTGCCCGGCAACTTGGCATGGAGTTGCGGATCTTTCAGAGCAATTCCGAGGGAGGACTGATCGATCGCATCCAGGCCGAAGCCGGATGGGCTGAAGCGATTCTGATCAATCCTGGTGCCTTTACTCATTACAGTTATGCCTTGCGGGACGCTTTGGCCGGAATGTCCGTGCCCGTCGTCGAAGTCCACCTCAGCAACATCTATGCCCGGGAAGAGTTCCGGCATCACTCGGTGATCGCGCCGATTGCCCGGGGCCAGATCGCCGGTTTCGGATTTGATAGCTATCGTTTGGGACTTCGGGCGATCAATGAATTACTGGAAAAGAGGAACCGAATATGA
- a CDS encoding stage III sporulation protein AF — protein sequence MEWLAGWLKSVVAAMVLAGFLEMLLPNNELKGVTRMVMGLLIILVLAQPLLKVFHLPQELEMNLPELQTDSGPAGTSRIVSEGLNLRNQWLTQFGAGRREAYEARIGKLLKLVEGIQVERTRVVMEGGTVQSVGVTVRPRSGADWDRTRRAALTEEISDSIQLVCPVQKERIEVIWDE from the coding sequence TTGGAATGGTTGGCGGGCTGGCTGAAAAGTGTGGTAGCGGCGATGGTATTGGCCGGCTTTTTGGAAATGCTGCTGCCCAATAACGAGTTAAAAGGGGTCACCCGGATGGTCATGGGGTTGCTCATCATTCTGGTCCTGGCCCAGCCGCTCTTGAAGGTCTTCCACCTGCCGCAGGAACTGGAGATGAACTTGCCGGAGCTGCAGACTGATTCCGGTCCGGCGGGGACCAGCCGGATCGTTAGCGAAGGACTCAATCTGCGCAATCAATGGTTGACGCAATTCGGCGCCGGCCGGCGGGAAGCCTACGAGGCGCGGATCGGCAAGTTGTTGAAGCTGGTCGAGGGGATTCAGGTGGAAAGGACCCGGGTGGTTATGGAGGGCGGAACGGTTCAATCAGTGGGGGTGACGGTGCGGCCCCGATCCGGGGCGGATTGGGACAGAACGCGCCGGGCTGCGCTCACCGAGGAGATCAGCGATTCCATCCAACTGGTGTGCCCCGTCCAAAAAGAGCGGATCGAGGTGATCTGGGATGAGTGA
- a CDS encoding response regulator, whose amino-acid sequence MVKVVIIDDEPLVRVGLRSMIPWEELGYELSGEATNGRQGLELIGKQQPDIVITDIKMPVMDGLEMMRLVLKAEQPVKFIILSSYDEFQLVKQAMKQGAEEYLIKLDLEPEVLTETLAAVREKLLAERGRSDQEERLEKGLRENLELLREGFFQRLLSKPAAPQAELSEQAAYLGIDLDELLACALIRINLNNPAELEKYDANELHVLESSIHNTINEIVNDIFKGYTFVWNPGEFIVIFSAAAGLANEAYRKKAVGMGERLAQMIKQYFNIGVSVGISDPHQGFTELSRAYFESCRAVQQSYYSGAATVLCFADVPQGESDQAQIDMAELKTALPKAIELLDLELIGAAFEMVFNLLNEPKLSREQAYDLCFQIAYLINGALNVSEAELKEIIGYRNSLYESILTLNTLAELGHWLTGLERRLCRFISQTDEQKNHRLVAKAKRYILDHYREEISLNEVAAAISISPGYLSTIFRQDTGICFTDYVTEAKIGQAKKWLRESDYKIYEISALLGYQNAYYFSKVFKKVTGMTPSEFSGKKL is encoded by the coding sequence ATGGTAAAAGTGGTCATTATCGATGATGAGCCCTTGGTGCGGGTGGGGTTGCGTTCGATGATCCCCTGGGAGGAACTGGGTTACGAGCTCAGCGGCGAAGCGACCAACGGGCGGCAGGGCCTGGAACTGATCGGAAAACAGCAACCGGATATCGTAATCACCGATATTAAGATGCCGGTGATGGACGGGCTGGAGATGATGCGACTGGTCCTCAAAGCGGAACAGCCCGTCAAATTCATCATTCTCAGCAGCTATGACGAGTTTCAACTGGTCAAACAGGCAATGAAGCAGGGAGCCGAGGAGTATCTGATCAAGCTGGATTTGGAGCCGGAGGTGCTTACCGAGACCCTCGCGGCGGTCCGCGAGAAGTTATTGGCGGAACGGGGCCGCTCCGATCAGGAGGAACGGCTCGAGAAAGGCTTACGCGAGAACCTCGAGCTGCTGCGGGAGGGTTTCTTTCAGCGGCTGCTCAGCAAGCCCGCCGCGCCCCAGGCCGAACTTTCAGAACAAGCGGCATACCTGGGAATCGATCTGGATGAACTGCTGGCCTGCGCGTTGATACGCATTAACCTCAACAATCCGGCGGAGCTGGAGAAGTATGACGCCAATGAGCTGCATGTGCTGGAGTCCTCCATCCATAACACCATTAATGAGATCGTCAATGACATCTTCAAGGGATATACCTTTGTCTGGAATCCCGGCGAGTTCATCGTGATCTTCTCGGCCGCCGCCGGACTGGCGAATGAGGCGTATCGAAAAAAGGCCGTCGGAATGGGCGAGCGGCTGGCGCAGATGATTAAGCAATATTTTAATATTGGAGTATCGGTGGGAATCAGCGATCCGCATCAGGGTTTCACGGAGCTGTCCCGGGCTTATTTTGAAAGTTGCCGGGCTGTTCAACAGAGTTATTACTCCGGCGCCGCCACCGTGCTCTGTTTCGCGGACGTGCCCCAAGGGGAGTCCGACCAAGCGCAGATCGACATGGCGGAGCTCAAAACCGCCCTGCCGAAAGCCATCGAACTGTTGGATCTGGAGCTGATCGGCGCCGCCTTTGAGATGGTCTTCAACCTGTTAAACGAGCCGAAGTTGTCCCGGGAGCAAGCCTATGATCTTTGTTTCCAGATCGCCTATTTGATCAATGGCGCGCTGAACGTCAGCGAGGCGGAGCTAAAAGAGATTATCGGTTACCGCAATAGCCTTTATGAGAGCATTCTAACTTTAAATACCCTCGCCGAACTAGGCCATTGGCTGACCGGATTGGAACGGCGGCTGTGCCGGTTCATCAGCCAGACGGACGAGCAGAAGAATCATCGCCTGGTCGCCAAGGCGAAACGCTACATTCTGGATCATTACCGCGAAGAGATCAGCCTCAATGAGGTAGCCGCGGCTATCAGTATCAGTCCGGGATACCTGAGCACCATTTTTCGCCAGGATACCGGAATCTGTTTCACCGATTATGTCACCGAGGCCAAGATCGGCCAGGCTAAAAAATGGTTGCGCGAATCGGATTATAAAATTTACGAGATCTCCGCGTTGCTCGGTTACCAGAATGCCTATTACTTCAGCAAAGTTTTTAAGAAAGTCACGGGAATGACTCCCAGCGAGTTCTCGGGAAAGAAACTTTGA
- a CDS encoding CD1247 N-terminal domain-containing protein, producing the protein MRELREQAAYLRGLMEGSELAKDDKSKLIWEGLMDFCDGVAEDLAEMEESQEEFADYIEAIDEDLSTLEKYFYDAEGSEDSEELVTSQPQEDDDEEIMELTCPHCKQDLYFEDEPGNYEVVCPDCGNVVWQHFTAELSPEGEHPLA; encoded by the coding sequence ATGCGTGAGTTGAGAGAACAAGCCGCCTATTTGCGGGGCTTGATGGAAGGCTCGGAATTGGCCAAAGACGATAAGTCCAAGTTAATCTGGGAAGGACTGATGGACTTCTGCGACGGCGTTGCGGAGGATCTGGCGGAGATGGAAGAGTCGCAGGAAGAATTCGCCGATTATATTGAGGCGATTGACGAAGACTTGAGCACGCTGGAAAAATACTTCTATGACGCCGAAGGCTCGGAAGACTCCGAGGAATTAGTGACTTCGCAGCCGCAAGAGGATGATGACGAGGAGATCATGGAATTAACCTGCCCTCATTGCAAACAGGATCTGTATTTCGAAGATGAACCCGGCAATTACGAGGTTGTTTGCCCGGATTGCGGCAATGTGGTCTGGCAGCATTTTACCGCCGAACTCAGTCCGGAGGGTGAACATCCCTTGGCGTAA
- the efp gene encoding elongation factor P → MISVTDFKTGLTIEIDGDLYTVVDFMHVKPGKGAAFVRSKLKNIRTGYTVERTFNSNEKVENARIDFREMQFLYKSSDDDYTFMDMENYEQLTIPAAKMGDAPKYLKENMIVEIQMYQNEILGVELPNTVELEVVETDPNFKGDTATGGTKPATLETGAVVNVPFFVTIGDVLQVDTRTNQYLKRVNK, encoded by the coding sequence ATGATTTCGGTAACAGACTTTAAAACCGGCTTGACCATTGAGATCGACGGCGATCTTTATACCGTGGTCGACTTTATGCACGTGAAACCCGGTAAAGGCGCTGCCTTTGTCCGTTCCAAACTGAAAAACATTCGGACCGGATACACCGTGGAGCGCACGTTTAACTCCAACGAAAAGGTGGAGAACGCGCGGATCGACTTCCGGGAGATGCAGTTCCTTTATAAAAGCAGCGATGACGACTATACCTTTATGGATATGGAGAACTACGAACAACTGACGATTCCCGCTGCCAAAATGGGCGATGCCCCCAAATATTTGAAAGAGAATATGATCGTCGAAATTCAAATGTATCAAAACGAGATTCTCGGCGTGGAACTGCCGAACACCGTGGAGTTGGAAGTAGTGGAGACCGATCCCAACTTCAAAGGCGATACCGCCACTGGCGGAACCAAGCCGGCAACCCTGGAGACAGGCGCTGTCGTCAATGTGCCGTTCTTTGTGACCATCGGCGATGTCTTGCAGGTGGATACCCGCACCAATCAATATCTGAAGCGGGTCAATAAGTAA
- the spoIIIAE gene encoding stage III sporulation protein AE — MRAILRISCLALLLLLWVAVPVRAAEANPFAAQVPSVDLSELHRFLDHLDQDVQRLLPRLDMAAWQVTGPDWDWRRIGRDILNFFLKELVFNLKVLGELIFVALVLAILQNLRHAFEEENIGRLAFAICFLVVMGIVFNSFRVTFGVARTAIGEMSNFMYALIPVLFSLMVAGGGVTTATIVHPLMVGSVEVVAGLVNGVVFPLILFAGILGLTNYLFEGFELKKLANLIKMSALGLLGLAMAVFIGIVTIKGFAGSVADSTALRTAKYLSNTFLPVVGGELADTMEMAMGCSTVLKGGLGLFGLGVVVVITVFPLLKILAVAALYYLSGAIMQPLGNQRLADALETVGGVFLNIFGAVAVVGLMFYIAIAILVGMAGLRVG, encoded by the coding sequence ATGCGCGCAATACTCCGCATCAGCTGCTTAGCGCTGTTGCTCCTATTATGGGTGGCGGTTCCGGTCCGGGCGGCCGAGGCCAATCCTTTCGCCGCCCAGGTGCCATCGGTTGATCTTTCCGAGCTCCACCGTTTCCTGGACCATCTGGACCAGGACGTCCAACGGTTGCTGCCGCGCTTGGACATGGCCGCTTGGCAAGTGACCGGACCGGACTGGGATTGGCGGCGGATCGGCCGGGACATTCTCAACTTTTTTCTGAAGGAATTGGTCTTTAATCTGAAAGTGCTGGGAGAATTGATCTTCGTCGCGCTGGTGCTGGCCATCCTGCAGAACCTGCGCCATGCCTTCGAGGAAGAAAACATCGGCCGCTTGGCCTTTGCCATCTGCTTTCTGGTAGTCATGGGAATTGTCTTTAATAGCTTCCGGGTGACCTTTGGCGTGGCCCGGACCGCCATCGGCGAGATGAGTAATTTTATGTATGCGTTGATCCCGGTGCTTTTCAGCCTGATGGTCGCCGGCGGAGGCGTAACCACCGCAACCATCGTCCATCCGCTGATGGTCGGCAGTGTCGAGGTGGTTGCCGGGTTGGTCAACGGGGTTGTTTTTCCGCTGATTTTGTTCGCCGGAATTCTCGGGTTGACCAATTATCTGTTTGAAGGGTTCGAGCTGAAAAAGCTGGCCAATCTCATCAAAATGAGCGCGTTGGGACTGTTGGGCCTGGCCATGGCGGTCTTTATCGGCATCGTCACGATCAAGGGATTCGCCGGTTCAGTGGCGGACAGCACTGCCTTGCGGACCGCCAAATACTTGTCGAATACCTTTCTGCCGGTGGTGGGCGGAGAATTGGCCGATACCATGGAGATGGCCATGGGCTGTTCGACAGTATTAAAGGGTGGGCTCGGCCTTTTTGGCCTGGGCGTGGTGGTGGTGATCACGGTCTTCCCGCTCCTCAAGATTCTGGCGGTTGCGGCCCTTTACTATCTGAGCGGCGCCATCATGCAGCCCCTGGGGAATCAACGGCTGGCCGACGCCCTGGAAACGGTCGGCGGCGTCTTTCTGAATATTTTTGGAGCGGTCGCCGTGGTGGGCCTGATGTTTTACATCGCCATCGCCATTTTAGTGGGGATGGCCGGACTTCGAGTGGGGTGA
- a CDS encoding stage III sporulation protein AB — protein sequence MIKLIGITLILGASTFGGFLCAERMAQRCRMLRQWLRILEMLATEIYYHSDLLPQILDRIAATVNEKNLEVEFRRMARTIAFGADSSVAEAWTALVTGLLPEKLRPEDGQVLLELGSYLGVTDREDQVKKIRTCQSRLEGNLAGAELEVKKRTNLYRYLGFAAGAIVVLWLL from the coding sequence GTGATTAAACTCATTGGTATCACCTTAATCCTCGGCGCGAGCACGTTCGGCGGTTTTCTCTGTGCCGAGCGGATGGCGCAACGTTGCCGGATGCTTCGCCAGTGGCTCAGGATCCTGGAAATGCTCGCCACGGAGATTTACTATCATAGCGATCTGCTGCCGCAAATATTAGACCGAATCGCCGCAACGGTGAACGAAAAGAACCTGGAGGTCGAGTTCCGGAGGATGGCGCGAACGATCGCCTTCGGCGCCGATTCCAGCGTAGCCGAGGCCTGGACGGCGCTCGTCACCGGATTGCTGCCGGAAAAATTACGCCCCGAGGATGGCCAAGTCTTGTTGGAGCTGGGTTCCTATCTGGGGGTCACCGACCGCGAAGACCAGGTCAAGAAGATCCGCACCTGCCAGAGTCGGTTGGAGGGAAACCTGGCCGGCGCGGAACTGGAAGTGAAAAAACGAACCAATCTCTATCGGTACCTGGGATTTGCCGCCGGGGCCATCGTCGTGCTCTGGCTGTTGTGA